One stretch of Commensalibacter melissae DNA includes these proteins:
- a CDS encoding LysE family transporter, with protein MLFISIFFIHLCVLVVPGPDFLLNSRTGLTGNKKAVIQVVTGTTLRAIIWVLFSLLGLHLIFQYYPFLRELVLFGGSVYLFYLAFQIYRSADLPLPAEHGIGHSYFFTGLLTNLTNPKALLYFSSIFSIIHFGSNPSTVFFIFIMITLETLIWFLFVGLAFSHSGIQKQ; from the coding sequence ATGCTTTTTATCAGCATATTTTTCATACACTTATGTGTATTGGTAGTACCGGGCCCTGATTTTCTATTAAATTCTAGAACAGGGTTAACAGGCAATAAAAAAGCTGTCATTCAAGTTGTAACGGGTACAACATTGAGGGCAATTATCTGGGTTTTGTTCTCGTTGTTGGGATTGCACCTTATTTTTCAATATTACCCTTTTTTACGAGAATTAGTTTTATTTGGCGGGTCAGTTTATTTATTTTATCTGGCATTTCAGATTTACAGATCGGCTGATTTACCATTGCCGGCAGAGCACGGCATTGGTCATTCATATTTTTTTACTGGATTGCTTACCAATTTAACCAACCCGAAAGCTTTACTCTATTTTTCAAGTATTTTTTCAATTATTCATTTTGGGTCAAATCCTTCCACTGTTTTTTTTATTTTTATTATGATAACGCTTGAAACCCTGATCTGGTTTCTTTTTGTAGGATTGGCTTTTTCACATTCCGGGATACAAAAACAATAA
- a CDS encoding glycerol dehydrogenase, translated as MLTIIQSPSKYIQGAGALEKVGKYALMLANSYLVVADSFVMNLTQATLEKSFQISSVQAYFEIFRGECCKKEINRLGKILQRHGCKGVVGVGGGKALDTAKAIAFYNKVPVIIVPTAASNDAPTSALSVIYTEDGAFEEYLMYPSNPDMVIMDSTIVANAPLRLLISGMGDALSTYFEARACYEARAVSMAGGQSTLAALNLARLCYETLLEEGLKAKAAVEAGVAIKAVDHIIEANTYLSGIGFESSGLAGAHAIHNGLTVLEECHSMLHGEKVAFGTLAQLVLENAKQEELETVLDFCVQIGLPVTLDQIGIQDNDDLKGKIMKVAKASCAKDDTIHNMPFEVTEDQVYAAIMAADRIGHKWLKNYNIVL; from the coding sequence ATGTTAACGATTATTCAATCTCCGTCAAAATATATCCAAGGTGCTGGTGCACTTGAAAAAGTTGGTAAATATGCCTTGATGCTGGCCAATAGTTATTTGGTTGTCGCTGATAGTTTTGTAATGAATTTGACACAAGCCACATTGGAAAAAAGTTTCCAAATTTCCTCGGTGCAGGCATATTTTGAAATTTTTAGGGGAGAGTGTTGTAAAAAAGAGATTAATCGTTTAGGGAAAATTCTACAGAGGCACGGTTGCAAAGGGGTTGTCGGTGTTGGTGGCGGGAAAGCCCTTGATACAGCGAAAGCCATTGCGTTTTATAATAAGGTTCCGGTTATAATTGTGCCGACAGCTGCATCGAATGATGCGCCGACCAGTGCTTTATCTGTAATTTATACCGAAGATGGTGCTTTTGAGGAATATTTGATGTATCCTTCCAATCCTGATATGGTAATTATGGATAGCACAATTGTTGCCAATGCACCCCTTCGTTTATTGATTTCAGGAATGGGAGATGCATTATCTACCTATTTTGAAGCCAGAGCCTGTTATGAGGCAAGAGCTGTCTCCATGGCAGGGGGGCAATCAACATTGGCAGCCTTGAATTTGGCCAGGTTATGTTATGAAACCTTGTTGGAGGAAGGGTTGAAGGCGAAAGCGGCTGTCGAGGCTGGAGTTGCTATAAAAGCTGTCGACCACATTATCGAGGCGAATACGTATTTAAGTGGTATCGGATTTGAAAGTTCTGGCCTGGCAGGGGCACATGCAATCCATAATGGATTAACCGTTCTTGAAGAATGTCATTCCATGTTACACGGTGAAAAAGTTGCATTCGGCACATTAGCCCAGCTTGTACTTGAAAATGCGAAACAGGAAGAATTGGAAACCGTTCTTGATTTTTGTGTACAAATAGGTTTACCGGTTACTCTTGACCAAATTGGTATACAGGATAATGATGATCTTAAGGGAAAAATAATGAAAGTGGCAAAGGCAAGTTGTGCTAAAGATGACACTATACACAACATGCCTTTCGAAGTTACTGAAGATCAGGTTTATGCCGCTATTATGGCTGCTGATAGAATTGGTCATAAATGGTTAAAAAACTATAATATTGTTTTGTAG
- a CDS encoding asparaginase: MNNIDRVIKPEKKQILVLTTGGTIAGSATTDKLEYKAGNTKGEDLIASIPALQNMAKIHVVPVAQIGSQDMSDTILLKLAKKVQAAENDPSISGIIITHGTDTMEETAFFLNKLINSKKPIILTGAMRPTNSISSDGASNLVNAVKLATRPEAYHQPVMIVMNDMIYDAHSVQKSHTTSLQTFQSPNTGPIGIINNNHVYFYRTSSNARKHIYTIPEKAPFPRVDIIYSHIQMDGDLIHDAVKRGAKGIILAGVGDGNTSTQAIQALKKVASKGVIVVRSSRTGSGFVNRNVEVNDDANQFIAAADLNPQKARILLQLILANKINELDTIQQLFYEMN; this comes from the coding sequence ATGAATAATATAGATCGTGTTATCAAACCTGAAAAAAAACAGATTCTTGTACTAACTACCGGAGGAACCATCGCAGGATCAGCAACAACAGACAAGCTCGAATATAAAGCAGGCAACACCAAAGGAGAAGATCTTATCGCTTCCATACCTGCTTTACAAAACATGGCAAAAATTCATGTTGTTCCTGTGGCGCAAATCGGTTCTCAGGATATGTCTGATACAATTTTGTTAAAATTGGCCAAAAAAGTTCAGGCTGCTGAAAATGATCCTTCGATATCAGGAATTATCATTACCCATGGCACTGATACCATGGAAGAAACCGCTTTTTTTCTTAATAAACTTATAAATTCGAAAAAACCAATTATTTTGACGGGTGCAATGCGCCCGACCAATTCTATCAGTTCAGATGGTGCATCCAATCTTGTCAATGCTGTTAAATTGGCTACACGCCCTGAGGCTTATCACCAACCTGTCATGATAGTAATGAATGACATGATTTATGATGCACATTCTGTTCAAAAAAGCCATACAACCAGCCTCCAAACTTTTCAATCCCCCAATACAGGGCCAATCGGCATTATCAATAATAATCATGTATATTTTTACCGTACGTCCAGTAATGCAAGGAAACATATTTACACCATTCCTGAAAAAGCTCCTTTTCCGCGTGTTGATATTATTTATTCTCATATCCAAATGGATGGAGATCTTATTCATGATGCGGTCAAAAGAGGTGCAAAAGGCATAATCCTTGCTGGTGTTGGCGATGGAAATACATCAACCCAGGCAATACAAGCATTGAAAAAGGTCGCAAGTAAGGGCGTTATTGTTGTTCGATCCAGCAGAACGGGGAGCGGATTTGTCAATCGTAATGTTGAAGTTAATGATGATGCCAACCAATTTATAGCCGCAGCTGATTTAAACCCGCAAAAAGCTAGAATTTTGTTACAACTTATCTTGGCAAACAAGATTAATGAATTAGATACTATTCAACAACTTTTTTATGAAATGAACTGA
- a CDS encoding ecotin yields the protein MLIRKQFLLLLSMCYLIPLYHASANLGKNQLSIWPKAEKGYQRIVIQLPPLSNEYNARVELIPQKKIKSDCNTVIIHGHMTTQTIQGWGYDFYRLDKISKPASTLMACPQNIKQEKQVSITTNLTFINYNSKLPLVVYVPDDITLAYRIWTSSSMHQARNK from the coding sequence ATGTTAATTCGAAAACAATTTCTTCTTCTTTTATCCATGTGTTATTTAATACCACTATATCATGCTTCTGCTAATCTTGGTAAAAATCAACTATCCATATGGCCTAAAGCAGAAAAAGGATATCAAAGAATCGTAATTCAACTACCACCCCTTTCAAATGAATACAATGCACGTGTTGAATTGATTCCCCAGAAAAAAATTAAATCAGACTGTAACACGGTCATAATCCACGGTCATATGACAACACAAACAATTCAAGGATGGGGATATGATTTTTACAGATTAGACAAAATCAGCAAACCGGCTTCTACCCTGATGGCCTGTCCACAGAACATTAAACAAGAGAAGCAGGTTTCAATTACGACCAATTTAACCTTTATAAACTACAATAGCAAACTACCCCTCGTTGTTTATGTTCCGGACGATATAACTCTTGCTTATCGGATTTGGACATCTTCTTCAATGCATCAAGCTAGAAATAAATAA
- the grxB gene encoding glutaredoxin 2, whose product MKLYIYEHCPFCVMTKMIFVLKNYPVEISYLLYDDIHGPMQMVGRKQLPILEYQQNRFMPESRDIINYIDTTIDKPKITLPDNEGIMEWISHVQRFIYRLTYPRWVNAPFPEFSTEEAKKYYRKKKDPSGGGFVSDLADPSLIQRTQKAIDCLEPLMKNYPLLDLKRQLSWNDFSLYSMLHSLSIIKGITYGVNVDRWRKKVSETCSIPLNDAFAN is encoded by the coding sequence ATGAAACTTTATATTTACGAACATTGTCCTTTTTGTGTCATGACAAAAATGATTTTTGTTTTAAAAAATTATCCCGTCGAAATATCATATTTACTATATGATGACATTCATGGTCCCATGCAAATGGTAGGGCGCAAACAGTTGCCTATATTGGAATATCAGCAAAATCGCTTTATGCCGGAAAGTCGTGATATTATTAACTATATTGATACAACCATAGATAAGCCAAAGATTACGTTGCCTGATAATGAAGGAATTATGGAATGGATCAGTCATGTTCAACGTTTTATTTATCGCTTGACCTATCCTCGTTGGGTAAATGCACCGTTTCCTGAATTTTCTACAGAAGAGGCAAAGAAATATTACCGTAAAAAAAAGGACCCCTCTGGCGGGGGATTTGTTTCTGATCTGGCTGATCCGAGCTTGATCCAGAGAACTCAAAAGGCGATTGACTGTCTGGAACCCTTAATGAAAAATTATCCTTTGTTGGATTTGAAACGGCAGCTATCTTGGAACGACTTTTCACTTTACAGTATGCTTCACTCGCTATCGATTATCAAGGGGATTACCTATGGCGTCAATGTTGATCGATGGCGTAAGAAAGTTTCTGAAACATGTTCCATTCCTTTGAATGATGCTTTTGCAAACTGA
- the cysG gene encoding siroheme synthase CysG, which translates to MINSEVPSYFPITLRIDGTRIVIIGGGRIAARKIRLLLRKNVQIEVYAQTFNKELQTYEKEKLIKFCSPLLNENDFIQNAKDATLIFITTDNHDYNTHISLWAKKLNIPVCTVDNAELSTFITPSIIDRNPVQIAISTGGSAPVLGRRIRQKIEPLLGQFIGPLASFIGKHRNWAKEILSTHQERQRLWERFIDGYGTSLISQQKEKQAFDFLKNIAKESFLKKGEVWLVGAGPGDPDLLTIKALHHLQNADVILYDNLLSPKILDYIRRDALLFFVGKQKNHHTLKQEEINDSLIKYAQQGKRVLRLKGGDPFIFGRGGEEAEALMHAEIPFKIIPGISASNGCAAYAGIPLTHRECAQACLFLTGHTKKTDQLNLPWENMIFKDQTLVIYMGLSSLPLLCKTLIDKGLDQTWPAAAIEKGTFHDQQVIIGNLKTLPDLVMQKKIGSPVLIIIGQVIHHRVT; encoded by the coding sequence TTGATAAATTCGGAAGTTCCCTCTTATTTTCCAATAACTTTGCGTATTGATGGAACACGAATAGTGATAATTGGCGGGGGTAGAATTGCGGCACGTAAAATCAGGCTTTTATTAAGGAAAAATGTACAAATTGAAGTTTATGCGCAAACCTTTAATAAAGAATTGCAAACCTATGAAAAAGAAAAACTGATTAAATTTTGTTCCCCTTTACTAAACGAAAATGATTTTATTCAAAATGCGAAAGACGCTACCTTAATTTTTATCACGACTGATAATCATGATTATAATACTCATATTTCCCTATGGGCAAAAAAATTAAATATTCCTGTCTGCACCGTTGATAATGCGGAATTATCTACCTTTATCACTCCTTCGATTATTGATCGTAATCCCGTGCAGATCGCCATCTCCACAGGAGGTTCCGCTCCTGTATTGGGACGGCGAATACGTCAAAAAATTGAACCTCTACTAGGACAATTCATAGGTCCATTAGCTTCATTCATCGGAAAACACAGGAATTGGGCCAAGGAAATATTATCAACCCATCAAGAACGACAACGGTTATGGGAAAGATTCATTGATGGCTATGGCACTTCTCTTATTAGCCAACAAAAAGAAAAACAAGCATTTGATTTTCTCAAGAATATTGCAAAAGAATCTTTTTTGAAGAAAGGTGAGGTATGGCTGGTTGGGGCAGGACCGGGTGATCCGGATTTACTAACCATAAAAGCACTTCATCACCTGCAAAATGCTGATGTTATTTTATATGATAATTTATTATCACCCAAAATCCTAGATTACATACGTCGTGATGCATTATTATTTTTTGTAGGAAAACAAAAAAATCACCATACTTTAAAACAAGAAGAAATAAATGATTCACTAATCAAATATGCACAACAAGGCAAACGTGTTTTACGATTGAAAGGTGGTGATCCTTTTATATTTGGTCGCGGTGGGGAAGAGGCCGAGGCATTAATGCATGCTGAAATTCCATTTAAAATTATACCCGGCATCTCCGCTTCTAATGGTTGTGCGGCATATGCCGGAATTCCCCTAACACATCGTGAATGTGCACAGGCCTGCTTATTTTTAACTGGTCATACCAAGAAAACAGATCAACTTAACCTACCATGGGAGAACATGATATTTAAAGACCAAACCTTGGTCATTTATATGGGACTTTCTTCTTTACCTCTTTTATGTAAAACACTTATTGATAAAGGATTGGATCAAACATGGCCTGCTGCTGCGATTGAAAAAGGAACCTTTCACGATCAGCAGGTAATTATCGGAAATTTAAAAACCTTACCTGATTTGGTTATGCAAAAAAAAATAGGTAGTCCCGTTTTAATAATAATCGGTCAAGTCATTCATCACAGAGTTACATAA